CGCGGTTTTTCCAATAGCCATAGCTAATGCCTGAGAAGCAGCACTGTATTCCATTTGCTTGGGCTATCATTTCAACCACTATGTTTCCTAGTTTGATGGGATGAAAAATGCTTATAAATGCGTGTAACATAAAGCAGGCGAATCTCCGGATATGAAACAAAGCTTTTTATTGCTCGCACCCCTATCGTAAAACATGAGGACTGCGCTCGCATTTCTGCTAATTCTCGCTTTGCTGCATCCTGAAGTTCCATCCCAGGTCCAGGAGCAGGCCAGCCAGACTTTCACTTACATCATGATGATATTCATACTTGCCGCGCTGATCCTGTTCGCCCTGAAGCACGCGGATTTCAGCAAACTTTTTCCGCAGGATGCTCGGCAAGAGCAGCAGGAAGACGGGAAGGCGCAGTTTAAGCGGACCAGACGGGCCAGACGGAAAGCAGTAAAGCCCAGGAGGCGATGATTATGGTCACTATAGCAACTTTAGGGAGCCACAGCGCGCTGGACGTTTGCGAAGGCGCGAAGCAGGAGGGCTTCAGCACGCTCGTGATCGCGCAGAGGAAAAGGGAAAAGACGTACGCGCAGTATTACCGCACGCGCAGGCGCGGAAAGACGGAGCTGGGCGTTGTCGATGAGACGCTGGTGCTCGAGAAGTTTTCCCACATTTTGAAACATGAGAACATAGCATATATGAAAAAAAGGGACTGCATCTTCGTCCCGAACCGCAGCTTCTCGGTTTACGTGGGCAACGAGAACATAGAAAAGCATTTCCCAATCCCGATTTTCGGCAACCGCTTCCTTCTCAAGGCCGAAGAGCGCAACGTGGGCCGCAACCAGTACTATCTGATGGAGCAGGCGCGGATAGACACTCCGCGCGTGATGCCTTCGCCGGAAAGGATAGGAAGAATCTCAATAGTGAAGGTTTCCGAAGCCAAGCGCTCGTACGAGCGCGCGTTCTTCCTGGTGGATTCCTACGAAGATTACCTGCAGAAATCAGGAAAGCTCATCGGCCAGGGGATAATAACCAAGCAGGCGCTCGAGCAGGCGCGCATCGAGGAATTCGTTGTAGGCGCGCAGTTCAACTTCAATTTCTTCTATTCGCCCCTAAGCGGGGAGCTTGAGCTTCTCGGAATAGATACGAGGAGGCAGACCAACCTAGATGGGTTTTTGCACATGACCGCGGACATGCAGCTCGAAGCGCTCAAGCGCATGCGTGTTTCCAACATAGAGGCAGGGCACATAGCCGCAACCATACGTGAATCCCTCCTGGAGCAGGTGTTCCAGGCCGGAGAACGTTTGGTGGAAGTGTGCAAGCACGAATACAAGCCCGGGA
The Candidatus Micrarchaeia archaeon DNA segment above includes these coding regions:
- a CDS encoding DUF1297 domain-containing protein gives rise to the protein MVTIATLGSHSALDVCEGAKQEGFSTLVIAQRKREKTYAQYYRTRRRGKTELGVVDETLVLEKFSHILKHENIAYMKKRDCIFVPNRSFSVYVGNENIEKHFPIPIFGNRFLLKAEERNVGRNQYYLMEQARIDTPRVMPSPERIGRISIVKVSEAKRSYERAFFLVDSYEDYLQKSGKLIGQGIITKQALEQARIEEFVVGAQFNFNFFYSPLSGELELLGIDTRRQTNLDGFLHMTADMQLEALKRMRVSNIEAGHIAATIRESLLEQVFQAGERLVEVCKHEYKPGIIGPFALQCALTEENGKENLVVFDVSFRMPGSPGTRFTPYSSYLFRESISFGRRIAMEVKDAQKQKEMNLITT